The Euphorbia lathyris chromosome 2, ddEupLath1.1, whole genome shotgun sequence genome includes a window with the following:
- the LOC136220311 gene encoding uncharacterized protein gives MNTLFLPFSQTTFSRITIPKNDSNIPVSSPSIIIRKSLPIAAASLALLLSATPANAGFLSGSTGLESVPGPELPKIDFLNKFNEENQKKYAENDERFKSTPILKELLERSKQNKEKNRQGILDKYCLRGAEWGVGDCSTEGMTADEKDSFIAALRQKTGIKD, from the exons ATGAACACTCTCTTCCTCCCTTTCTCTCAGACTACTTTCTCCCGAATCACTATCCCTAAAAATGACTCTAACATTCCTGTGTCTTCTCCTTCCATCATTATCCGCAAGTCTCTTCCCATAGCCGCCGCTTCTCTTGCTCTGCTTCTCTCTGCAACTCCTG CTAATGCTGGATTTCTGTCTGGATCTACTGGTCTCGAATCTGTACCTGGTCCCGAACTCCCTAAAATCGACTTTCTCAATAAGTTTAATG AAGAAAACCAGAAGAAGTATGCAGAGAATGATGAAAGATTCAAATCAACACCCATACTTAAGGAGTTGCTAGAGCGATCCAAGCAGAATAaggaaaa GAATCGTCAAGGAATACTAGATAAGTATTGTCTTCGTGGGGCGGAATGGGGTGTGGGAGATTGTTCGACGGAGGGGATGACGGCGGAtgaaaaagatagcttcattgCTGCGCTGAGACAGAAGACTGGAATCAAAGATTGA